Proteins from a single region of Trichoderma asperellum chromosome 3, complete sequence:
- a CDS encoding uncharacterized protein (TransMembrane:11 (i152-177o183-203i215-237o243-267i279-298o318-336i629-650o656-675i695-722o728-749i756-776o)), which yields MKEASSDPDIASKRSDAQPVADGLSHQPDTELRDLSPLTEHAPAAASTAASPNNNQTLNSHNAGAVSPLSSDAPPIVNKVPEKGFLKSSLAPKKRSSAPPSQDERPGSFLGTKEAYESTSAPETTADFDGGNENENDGQKKRTFAQEFRRSFWLVLTHSWFNVLLVFVPLGIILANINGVNSGVVFAMNCIAVIPLAGLLSFATESVASKMGDALGALLNVTFGNAVELIIFIIALVKNEIRIVQASLLGSILANLLLILGMGFFLGGLRFREQVYNSTVTQMSACLLSLSVISLVLPTAFHASFNDASLADRQSLKISRGTSVILLLVYIIYLLFQLKSHAYLYESTPQNIVDAESIPGPAAAWLDASSSESSSDSSSDSDDSSHSRDTVRRAMRKVLRHGRRRKSSVASVETSDLPTRTSSFGTNATSPQEESSETSSRPQFPRLSSTETNEEAVEDDERSHRKHRRPSIRHLRKKHKKQRRHRQHDAGGDAQQTITEQPDQSSHGNGEPRRVDFAIPNDAEATNSGNETGAGSKRPFPALRSVSVKNLAPTVFVQKPELDVLSAVPAGPVPRVRYGVRRTNSLPDRLNHQIRPPGAMLPAQVPLTAVSRSMSGIKEEEEEEHLTQAAAVILLLVTTGLVAACAEFLIGSIEDVVATSSVGEVFIGLIVLPIVGNAAEHVTSVTVAMKNKMDLAIGVAIGSSIQIAIFVTPLVVILGWIMDKPMTLYFTLFETVCLFVSTFMVNFLVLDGRSNYLEGALLCAVYCIIGVVAYFYPSGADASAWGS from the exons ATGAAGGAGGCCTCATCCGACCCCGATATAGCCTCCAAACGCTCTGATGCACAGCCCGTAGCGGATGGACTCTCCCACCAGCCGGATACTGAGCTCCGTGACCTGTCTCCCTTGACCGAGCacgctccagcagctgcctCTACTGCAGCATCTCCAAACAACAACCAGACACTCAACAGCCACAATGCCGGCGCAGTGTCTCCCCTCAGCAGCGATGCTCCTCCCATCGTCAACAAGGTACCCGAAAAGGGCTTCCTCAAGTCGTCGCTCGCCCCAAAGAAGCGCTCGTCAGCGCCACCCTCGCAGGATGAGAGGCCGGGGTCTTTCTTAGGAACTAAGGAGGCCTACGAAAGCACCTCTGCCCCCGAAACCACCGCCGATTTTGACGGCGGAAACGAGAATGAAAACGACGGCCAGAAGAAGCGCACCTTTGCCCAAGAGTTTCGTAGATCCTTCTGGCTTGTCCTTACCCACAGCTGGTTCAATGTCCTGCTCGTATTCGTGCCCCTGGGCATCATTCTCGCCAACATCAATGGCGTTAATAGCGGCGTCGTCTTCGCCATGAACTGTATTGCCGTGATTCCTCTCGCTGGTCTCCTCAGCTTTGCGACCGAGTCGGTGGCCAGTAAGATGGGCGACGCTCTTGGCGCTTTGCTCAATGTGACGTTTGGCAATGCCGTGGAAttgatcatcttcatcattgCCCTGGTCAAGAATGAGATCCGCATCGTCCAAGCATCCCTGCTGGGctccatcctcgccaacTTGCTGCTCATTCTGGGAATGGGCTTCTTCCTCGGTGGTTTGCGCTTCCGAGAGCAAGTTTACAACAGCACCGTCACTCAGATGAGTGCCTGTCTTCTCAGTTTGAGCGTCATCAGTCTGGTCTTGCCT ACGGCTTTCCACGCATCATTCAACGATGCAAGCTTGGCTGACCGCCAGTCACTCAAGATTAGCCGTGGTACCAGTGTT ATTCTTCTACTGGTATACATCATCTACCTTCTTTTCCAGCTTAAATCCCACGCATATCTCTACGAGTCGACTCCCCAGAATATTGTTGACGCCGAGTCAATCCCAGGTCCTGCCGCAGCATGGCTGGACGCTTCAAGCTCAGAGTCTAGCTCAGATTCTAGCTCAGATTCTGATGACTCAAGTCACTCCCGGGACACTGTTCGCCGTGCGATGAGAAAGGTTCTCCGCCATGGGCGCAGAAGAAAGTCGTCTGTTGCCTCCGTGGAGACTAGCGACCTTCCCACTAGGACTTCGTCTTTTGGAACCAATGCCACTAGCCCTCAGGAAGAGTCTTCTGAAACATCTTCCCGCCCGCAATTCCCTAGGCTTTCGTCAACTGAGACCAATGAGGAGGCtgtcgaagatgacgagcgGTCCCATCGCAAGCATAGAAGACCTAGCATTCGACACTTGCGCAAAAAGCACAAGAAGCAGCGTCGTCACCGCCAGCATGATGCAGGCGGTGATGCCCAGCAGACAATAACAGAACAGCCTGACCAGAGCTCACATGGAAACGGGGAGCCTCGTCGTGTCGACTTCGCTATCCCCAACGACGCTGAAGCCACAAACAGTGGCAACGAAACCGGCGCTGGATCCAAGCGGCCGTTCCCTGCTTTACGCTCCGTGTCTGTGAAGAACTTGGCGCCCACCGTCTTTGTGCAGAAGCCCGAGTTGGATGTTCTGTCTGCTGTCCCTGCTGGTCCGGTTCCTCGTGTTCGTTACGGCGTTCGTCGCACCAACTCCCTTCCCGATAGGCTGAATCACCAGATTCGACCTCCCGGAGCCATGCTGCCGGCTCAGGTGCCCTTGACCGCTGTGAGTCGCTCAATGAGCGGGAtcaaagaggaggaagaggaggagcacCTTACCCAGGCGGCTGCAGTTATCCTGTTGCTTGTCACGACTGGACTTGTCGCAGCATGTGCCGAGTTTCTCATTGGTTCTATCGAAGATGTCGTTGCCACATCAAGTGTTGGCGAAGTCTTTATCGGTCTTATTGTCTTACCCATTGTTGGTAACGCAGCTGAGCACGTCACGTCTGTCACCGTCGCAATGAAGAACAAGATGGACCTGGCTATTGGTGTTGCTATTGGCAGTTCCATCCAGATTGCCATTTTTGTCACTCCCTTGGTTGTTATTCTCGGCTGGATCATGGACAAGCCCATGACGTTGTACTTCACCCTGTTTGAGACGGTCTGTCTCTTTGTATCAACGTTTATGGTCAACTTCCTTGTTTTGGATGGCCGTAGTAACTACCTCGAAGGCGCTCTGCTGTGTGCAGTCTACTGTATCATTGGCGTTGTGGCTTACTTTTACCCATCCGGCGCAGATGCCAGTGCGTGGGGTAGCTAG